Proteins encoded together in one Myxococcales bacterium window:
- a CDS encoding DUF4238 domain-containing protein → MSAGPWQHYLPAAYVGGFAIAPAPRLRESRLWVGRRGIKDVYPRKAEGVAAAKHLYTAHTVDGVTDPLFVDTYWSQIEPRVPTAIDELINTTIKPLSADVWMEVLVPFAAHVFTRGIDFADRLPHRLGPLASAAARNDVNYDKFFRLRDAQTMLTIVMRSSWTVLHAPPGVPFICNDVARAGMLHMQSGEAGFVIPLRKDAALVLTKAPNRRPRFEANDTVGDSWIMGKIYHTDLKAEDAVSLNEALARQARDEFYGGDEAQVRTLHRMMGASRPAAIVAEPLSISEEPRVLRHYMLLYAYAMTFLGRRPSMNSRRESVGFAEIEWQRVSRVLPVAFVPIPTPPFLKAHVAAGKAMGIETFYSQMVPLRSGVEPRIVMEVVPYERPSPRRRARGK, encoded by the coding sequence ATGTCTGCCGGCCCTTGGCAACACTATCTACCTGCCGCGTACGTTGGTGGATTCGCGATAGCGCCTGCGCCGCGGCTTCGCGAGTCTCGACTCTGGGTCGGTCGTCGCGGCATCAAGGATGTCTATCCCCGCAAGGCTGAGGGCGTCGCTGCGGCAAAGCATCTGTATACCGCACACACGGTCGACGGCGTCACCGACCCCCTATTTGTCGACACATACTGGTCACAGATTGAGCCGCGGGTCCCAACGGCGATAGACGAATTGATCAACACAACAATCAAGCCATTGTCCGCGGACGTCTGGATGGAGGTTCTCGTCCCGTTCGCGGCGCACGTATTCACACGCGGAATCGACTTTGCGGATCGACTACCACATCGGCTCGGGCCACTCGCGAGTGCAGCAGCACGGAATGACGTCAACTACGACAAGTTCTTCCGGCTGAGGGACGCACAGACGATGCTGACGATCGTCATGCGATCGTCGTGGACGGTCCTGCACGCGCCGCCGGGCGTGCCTTTCATTTGCAACGACGTGGCGCGTGCTGGAATGCTGCACATGCAGTCGGGCGAAGCTGGCTTCGTCATTCCGCTTCGAAAGGATGCAGCCCTCGTCCTCACGAAGGCACCCAACCGTCGGCCACGATTCGAGGCGAACGACACTGTCGGCGACAGTTGGATCATGGGAAAGATCTACCACACCGACCTCAAGGCGGAGGACGCGGTGAGTCTGAACGAAGCTCTGGCGAGACAGGCTCGCGATGAGTTCTACGGGGGCGACGAGGCGCAGGTACGGACGCTCCATCGTATGATGGGCGCGTCCCGACCAGCTGCCATCGTCGCTGAGCCGCTCTCGATCAGCGAGGAGCCGAGGGTCCTGCGCCATTACATGCTGTTGTACGCCTATGCCATGACGTTCCTGGGAAGGCGACCATCGATGAATTCGCGCAGAGAGTCAGTCGGCTTCGCCGAAATTGAATGGCAGCGCGTGAGCCGCGTGCTACCGGTTGCCTTCGTTCCGATCCCTACGCCGCCTTTCCTCAAGGCGCATGTAGCAGCGGGGAAGGCGATGGGAATCGAGACGTTCTACTCGCAGATGGTCCCGCTCCGATCGGGGGTCGAGCCGCGCATCGTGATGGAGGTCGTACCGTACGAACGTCCGTCGCCGCGACGTCGCGCGCGAGGAAAATAG
- a CDS encoding DUF1697 domain-containing protein codes for MPTAIVLLRAVNVGGTAKLPMATLKATLEGLGCTDVRTLLASGNAVVTTKKKGPALEKALEEALATSHGLATDVMVRTPEAWAEALAKNPMPAEAEADPSHFVVVAFKSAPSASDVAAFEAAKAKGGWGEPVHVVGAQAYVHFPKGQARTKLSLAKLGLGTARNWSTCQKLLAMAAG; via the coding sequence ATGCCCACGGCCATCGTGCTCCTCCGCGCCGTCAACGTCGGCGGCACCGCGAAGCTCCCCATGGCCACGCTCAAGGCCACGCTCGAGGGGCTCGGATGCACCGACGTTCGCACCCTGCTCGCGAGCGGCAACGCCGTCGTCACCACGAAGAAGAAGGGCCCCGCGCTCGAGAAGGCGCTCGAAGAAGCGCTCGCCACGTCGCACGGCCTCGCGACCGACGTCATGGTCCGGACCCCCGAGGCGTGGGCCGAAGCGCTCGCGAAGAACCCGATGCCCGCCGAGGCCGAGGCCGATCCGTCGCACTTCGTCGTGGTGGCCTTCAAATCCGCGCCGAGCGCGTCCGACGTGGCGGCGTTCGAGGCTGCCAAGGCGAAGGGCGGGTGGGGCGAGCCCGTGCACGTCGTCGGCGCGCAGGCGTACGTGCACTTCCCAAAGGGTCAGGCCCGGACGAAGCTCTCGCTCGCGAAGCTCGGTCTCGGCACCGCGCGCAACTGGAGCACCTGCCAGAAGCTCTTGGCCATGGCCGCGGGGTGA
- a CDS encoding DUF1565 domain-containing protein, whose protein sequence is MAVWRDRTILAAASIAVLLLAACGSEDRCASGACEADLDVYVAPDGDDTAPGTRERPVRTVRTALRLAAHATRPDVRLAQGVYTETEPLVLPDGLRLRGGYVPGTFEESEALSELRGASLAVVVRDPKTSGSLRGLRIVAADAAVPGEASIALWTRGARGFRLDHVELRAGRGADGADAIVTGSAPSRDGAPGQDGRGGAIDGENGAGRGGDGGQNPTCPEARGGAGGSGGQRYTAFSGVDGRASAAGAAGGKGAPESGCTGRAGESAATVPKLGEAGKQGAQGLEVGSWDGANARYVAARGGDGTAGTSGAGGGGGGGGAGQTGALCTDGAGNGGGGGGAGGCGGAGGLGGGGGGASIAWLVDDGAPLAFDVRFVTAGGGRGGAGTSGTPGGKGGAGGKGAAVGLSEIGRGGDGHAGAEGGNGGNGAGGSGGPSLALWVLAGNAEIASATYELGPGGAAGQGPLAGAPGKRAERYP, encoded by the coding sequence ATGGCGGTGTGGCGCGACCGAACGATCCTCGCGGCGGCTTCGATCGCGGTGCTCTTGCTCGCGGCGTGTGGCTCGGAGGATCGCTGCGCCAGCGGGGCCTGCGAGGCCGACCTCGACGTGTACGTCGCACCCGACGGAGACGACACGGCGCCCGGCACACGCGAGCGCCCCGTCCGCACCGTGCGCACCGCGCTCCGCCTCGCCGCGCACGCCACGCGCCCCGACGTCCGCCTCGCGCAAGGCGTCTACACCGAGACCGAGCCGCTCGTGCTGCCCGACGGTCTGCGGCTCAGGGGTGGGTATGTGCCCGGAACGTTTGAAGAAAGTGAAGCGCTCTCCGAGCTCCGTGGCGCGTCTCTCGCGGTCGTCGTGCGCGATCCGAAGACCTCGGGCAGCCTGCGCGGTCTGCGCATCGTCGCGGCCGACGCGGCCGTCCCCGGTGAGGCCTCCATCGCGCTCTGGACGCGAGGCGCGCGCGGCTTTCGTCTCGATCACGTCGAGCTCCGCGCGGGTCGTGGGGCCGACGGTGCGGACGCCATCGTGACCGGCAGCGCTCCGTCGCGCGATGGGGCACCCGGCCAAGACGGCCGAGGCGGCGCGATCGACGGCGAAAACGGCGCGGGCCGAGGCGGCGACGGTGGCCAGAACCCGACCTGCCCCGAGGCGCGTGGGGGCGCAGGCGGCAGCGGAGGTCAGCGCTACACGGCGTTCTCGGGTGTCGACGGACGCGCGTCCGCGGCGGGCGCGGCGGGCGGCAAGGGCGCCCCCGAGAGCGGGTGCACGGGGCGCGCGGGGGAGAGCGCCGCCACGGTCCCGAAGCTCGGGGAGGCTGGAAAACAAGGCGCCCAAGGCCTCGAGGTGGGCTCGTGGGACGGCGCGAACGCGCGCTACGTCGCGGCCCGTGGCGGTGACGGAACCGCCGGAACGAGCGGCGCAGGTGGCGGAGGCGGCGGAGGCGGCGCGGGCCAAACAGGTGCACTCTGCACGGACGGCGCGGGCAACGGCGGCGGCGGTGGTGGCGCGGGCGGATGTGGCGGCGCGGGAGGCCTCGGAGGCGGCGGAGGCGGCGCGTCGATCGCGTGGCTCGTCGACGACGGCGCGCCCCTCGCGTTCGACGTGCGCTTCGTCACGGCGGGCGGCGGTCGGGGTGGCGCGGGCACGTCGGGCACCCCGGGTGGCAAGGGCGGCGCGGGCGGAAAAGGCGCGGCCGTCGGGCTCTCCGAGATCGGGCGCGGCGGCGACGGTCACGCGGGCGCCGAGGGCGGAAACGGCGGGAACGGCGCGGGTGGGAGCGGCGGACCGAGCCTCGCTCTATGGGTCCTCGCGGGCAACGCCGAGATCGCGAGCGCCACCTACGAGCTTGGTCCCGGAGGCGCCGCGGGCCAAGGTCCGCTCGCGGGAGCCCCAGGAAAACGAGCCGAGCGCTATCCCTAA
- a CDS encoding DUF4272 domain-containing protein codes for MKIRTLRSAIRAHGKAEARSTGREKLSPTMLLNVYATVRTPKRPAFPHVLRSYRDVTDRELFHHLQGFMGFVMANGERPMTSTRYHVLRHLERVRHQFAIEVEKAHMPGFEAWALEVNGLVFSTDTAVRAPDGKVLVSPETGDPEPGAVVPHPEDARHRKAITEAELAERGLHVPAVLPPVVSELEVALRDPAEVVARAFALFACAVRAESLAAKEPVSVADLKKRLPLAFEALSPKERELMGGEPSPQEIANQVWRYEALAVLVWALRVNGEPALPFPSAIVDVSALAETMLKLDAKRLLAEARLRPVPEILGALDHAYRLHWLTTEARLHPDMEIEGVEPGVVLERHYALSWLTRFEEAEWDEVSTPT; via the coding sequence ATGAAGATCAGAACGTTACGAAGCGCAATTCGTGCGCACGGAAAGGCCGAGGCGCGCTCGACGGGGCGTGAGAAGCTCTCGCCCACGATGCTGCTCAACGTCTACGCGACCGTGCGCACGCCCAAGCGCCCTGCCTTTCCCCACGTGCTCCGGAGCTACCGCGACGTCACCGACCGGGAGCTCTTTCACCATCTCCAGGGCTTCATGGGCTTCGTGATGGCGAACGGCGAGCGGCCGATGACGTCGACGCGGTACCACGTGCTGCGGCACCTCGAGCGCGTGCGCCACCAGTTCGCGATCGAGGTCGAGAAGGCGCACATGCCGGGCTTCGAGGCCTGGGCCCTCGAAGTGAACGGGCTCGTCTTCTCGACCGACACCGCCGTACGCGCTCCGGACGGAAAAGTGCTCGTGTCGCCGGAGACGGGCGATCCGGAGCCGGGCGCCGTCGTGCCGCACCCCGAGGACGCGCGGCACAGAAAGGCGATCACCGAGGCCGAGCTCGCCGAACGTGGGCTTCACGTGCCCGCGGTGCTACCGCCGGTGGTCTCGGAGCTCGAGGTCGCGCTGCGCGACCCGGCCGAGGTCGTCGCGAGGGCGTTCGCGCTCTTCGCGTGCGCGGTGCGGGCCGAGTCGCTCGCTGCCAAGGAGCCCGTGTCCGTCGCCGACCTGAAGAAGCGGCTCCCCCTCGCGTTCGAGGCGCTCTCGCCGAAGGAGCGCGAGCTCATGGGAGGCGAGCCCTCGCCTCAAGAGATCGCGAACCAGGTGTGGCGGTACGAGGCGCTCGCGGTGCTCGTGTGGGCGCTCCGCGTGAACGGCGAACCCGCGCTCCCCTTCCCCTCGGCCATCGTCGACGTGTCGGCCCTCGCCGAGACCATGCTGAAGCTCGACGCCAAGAGGCTCCTCGCCGAGGCGCGCCTGCGGCCGGTCCCCGAGATCTTGGGCGCGCTCGACCACGCGTACCGTCTGCACTGGCTCACGACCGAGGCGCGTTTGCACCCCGACATGGAGATCGAGGGGGTCGAGCCCGGCGTGGTGCTCGAGCGTCACTACGCGCTCTCGTGGCTCACGCGGTTCGAGGAGGCCGAGTGGGACGAGGTGAGCACGCCGACCTGA
- a CDS encoding rhodanese-like domain-containing protein, which yields MFLGKVSPQKAKELVAEGARLVDVRTPGEHKQGHIEGSINIPVQDLGSRLGEVGDKAKPVVVYCASGARSASAAGALKRAGYTVYDLGSIARWPG from the coding sequence ATGTTCTTGGGCAAGGTCTCGCCGCAGAAGGCGAAGGAGCTCGTGGCGGAGGGCGCGCGGCTCGTCGACGTGCGCACGCCCGGCGAGCACAAGCAGGGGCACATCGAGGGCTCGATCAACATCCCGGTCCAAGACCTGGGCTCGCGCCTCGGCGAGGTCGGTGACAAGGCCAAGCCCGTGGTCGTGTACTGCGCGAGCGGCGCGCGATCGGCTTCGGCGGCAGGGGCGCTCAAACGCGCGGGGTACACCGTGTACGATCTCGGCTCGATCGCACGCTGGCCGGGCTGA
- a CDS encoding protein kinase — protein MVTQEGATVAGKYVVERVLGEGGMGVVVKATQTQLGRTVAIKFLKPEAIEKPAVVERFDREARALGRLASDHVTHVIDVDKLDDGSPFIVMEYLDGEDLATVVEREGPLPVPVAVGYVLEACEAIAAAHAMRIVHRDLKPSNLFLARRPGQKPIVKVLDFGISKVMDEDVSLTKTSSGLGSALYMAPEQMRNAKGCDERADLWALGIILYELLTGVPPYDGESVHEVVANVLEQNRVKLSDRLPSVPPELDALVEECLVLDPKKRIASVAHVAERIAPFGPPGSAESVDRVRALLGVLPSAPHVSPGPATQRSSQRDVDAIATAKTEEHLGVPMSAARPLSGNGRLALAGALVFLGIAGVAVALGLRRPVAVAGSPELTSATSVVATAPPSVTSAQASAVPTPSAAAPSASIESPPVVASAPPKKIDKPAQVAVAASTSPQPGSAPPPTSRPTAPATGGIVPISTMGIK, from the coding sequence ATGGTCACGCAAGAAGGCGCCACGGTCGCCGGAAAGTACGTCGTCGAGCGGGTGCTCGGCGAGGGAGGCATGGGCGTCGTGGTCAAGGCCACGCAGACCCAGCTCGGGCGCACGGTCGCCATCAAGTTCTTGAAGCCCGAGGCCATCGAGAAGCCCGCGGTCGTCGAGCGCTTCGACCGCGAGGCCCGCGCCCTCGGGCGCCTCGCGAGCGATCACGTCACGCACGTCATCGACGTCGACAAGCTCGACGACGGCTCGCCCTTCATCGTCATGGAATACCTCGACGGGGAGGACCTCGCGACCGTGGTGGAGCGCGAGGGGCCGCTGCCCGTCCCGGTCGCCGTCGGGTACGTGCTCGAGGCGTGCGAGGCCATCGCCGCGGCGCACGCGATGCGCATCGTGCACCGCGATCTCAAGCCGTCGAACCTGTTCCTCGCGCGCCGCCCCGGCCAGAAGCCCATCGTGAAGGTGCTCGACTTCGGCATCTCCAAGGTCATGGACGAGGACGTCTCGCTCACGAAGACGTCCTCGGGGCTCGGCTCGGCGCTCTACATGGCCCCCGAGCAGATGCGCAACGCCAAGGGGTGCGACGAGCGCGCCGATCTCTGGGCGCTCGGCATCATTCTCTACGAGCTCCTCACCGGCGTGCCCCCGTACGACGGCGAGTCGGTGCACGAGGTCGTGGCGAACGTGCTCGAGCAGAACCGGGTGAAGCTCTCCGACCGCCTCCCGTCCGTCCCGCCCGAGCTCGACGCCCTGGTCGAAGAGTGCCTCGTGCTCGACCCGAAGAAGCGCATCGCCTCGGTCGCCCACGTGGCCGAGCGCATCGCGCCGTTCGGTCCGCCCGGGAGCGCCGAGTCGGTGGACCGTGTGCGCGCGCTCCTCGGGGTCCTCCCGTCCGCCCCGCACGTCTCGCCCGGTCCGGCCACGCAGCGCTCGTCGCAGCGGGACGTCGACGCGATCGCCACCGCCAAGACCGAAGAGCACCTCGGTGTGCCCATGTCGGCCGCCCGTCCGCTGTCGGGCAACGGTCGGCTCGCGCTCGCGGGAGCCCTTGTTTTCCTGGGGATCGCGGGTGTCGCGGTCGCCCTCGGGCTGCGCCGCCCCGTGGCGGTCGCGGGTTCTCCCGAGCTCACGTCGGCGACGTCGGTCGTGGCCACCGCTCCCCCGTCCGTCACGAGCGCGCAGGCCTCGGCCGTACCCACGCCCTCTGCCGCCGCGCCCTCCGCGTCGATCGAGAGCCCGCCGGTGGTCGCGAGCGCGCCGCCCAAGAAGATCGACAAACCCGCGCAGGTCGCCGTGGCCGCCTCCACGTCGCCCCAACCCGGCTCGGCGCCCCCGCCCACGTCGCGCCCCACCGCGCCGGCCACGGGTGGGATCGTCCCGATCTCGACCATGGGCATCAAGTAA
- a CDS encoding heme-binding protein — MAPRRSPLLLGFVAALSALATACAGVTRVAEPPYAVEFREGPLEVRTYGPRVVAETEVAGSFGEAGNEGFRRLAGYIFGKNKRKSEIAMTAPVAQASSSEPKKIAMTAPVAQRGTPAAWTVAFTMPEGETLATLPVPDDPRVVLRELPPSRVAVVRFSGRWTDENMGSHEELLRGWVERNRLPVTGKAEVNRYDPPFLPWFARRNEIWLPLAIEPRG, encoded by the coding sequence ATGGCTCCCCGTAGGTCGCCGCTCTTGCTCGGTTTTGTCGCTGCTCTCTCCGCCCTCGCCACCGCGTGCGCCGGCGTGACCCGCGTGGCCGAGCCTCCCTACGCCGTCGAGTTTCGCGAGGGCCCCCTCGAGGTGCGCACGTACGGGCCGCGCGTGGTCGCCGAGACCGAGGTCGCCGGATCGTTCGGAGAGGCAGGCAACGAGGGCTTCCGTCGCCTCGCGGGCTACATCTTCGGCAAGAACAAGCGAAAATCCGAGATCGCCATGACGGCGCCGGTCGCGCAGGCCTCCTCGAGCGAGCCGAAGAAGATCGCCATGACGGCGCCGGTCGCGCAGCGAGGGACCCCGGCCGCGTGGACGGTGGCCTTCACCATGCCCGAAGGCGAGACCTTGGCGACGTTGCCCGTGCCCGACGACCCTCGTGTCGTGCTCCGCGAGCTGCCCCCATCCCGTGTCGCCGTGGTGCGTTTCTCGGGCCGCTGGACCGACGAGAACATGGGCTCGCACGAGGAGCTCCTCCGCGGCTGGGTCGAGCGAAACCGCCTCCCGGTCACCGGCAAGGCCGAGGTAAACCGCTACGATCCGCCCTTTTTGCCCTGGTTTGCGCGCCGAAACGAGATCTGGCTCCCGCTCGCCATCGAGCCGCGCGGCTAG